The following are encoded in a window of Helicobacter ganmani genomic DNA:
- a CDS encoding valine--tRNA ligase: MQNDSGKNPQEEQNSKAQNTYQPKEVESAYYKFCEEAGYFEINGNQGIQKAGKRFCIMLPPPNVTGSLHIGHALNHTLIDIIVRYKRMDGFKTLWQPGLDHAGIATQNVVEKQLLAQGIKKEELGREKFIQKVWEWKEKSGGMILNQMRKLGSSPAWSRARFTMDTGLQNAVKEAFVKLYDEGLIIQGKYMVNWCTHDGALSDVEVEYKENKGKLYYLRYFLKDSKDCVVVATTRPETYFGDSAVMVNPSDSRFSHLVGKKVILPLLNREIPIIADSHVDMEFGTGAVKVTPAHDTNDYEVGKRHNLEQIVVFDKYGILNENAGEFAGIERLEAREQIIKRLESLGFVEKIEDYQNKTGHCYRCGNIVEPYISKQWFLKKEAAQKAIAKINANESNFFPAQWKNNYNAWMRELRDWCISRQLWWGHRIPVFYCDSCGGQFASVESPKVCKHCGSEAVRQDSDVLDTWFSSALWPFSTLGFGNGKWGEGEVWQTTDLEEFYPNSLLITGFDILFFWVARMLMMGEHFLSKLPYPDIYLHALVRDEFGNKMSKSKGNIVDPLEKIEEYSADVLRFTLAILCAQGRDVKLVPNQLEISKNFTNKLYNACNFLLLNEKKFPNLSELKGIKTPLGKYLAQLLSQNITEVRGYLESYRFNDGASTLYRFLWGEFCDWGIELNKADKDSIVELGAIFKEAMKLLHPFMPFISDYLWHKLDGSTLEQSGSIMVQEYPNFAYQDTENFATFELILDSIVSIRRAKATIDLANQKIAKAYVNARIPESMRELFVRYVCKLAKVESLEIVEAKIPNCIVDITEKLETYLPTAEIDLAPIIARLSKQAQKTQKEIDKLEGMLKNEKFLANAPKNVLETNQQALEEQRQKLAKITKELEALRG, encoded by the coding sequence ATGCAAAACGATTCAGGGAAAAATCCACAAGAAGAGCAAAACTCCAAAGCGCAAAATACCTACCAACCCAAAGAAGTAGAATCTGCTTATTATAAATTTTGTGAGGAGGCGGGTTATTTTGAAATCAATGGAAATCAAGGAATCCAAAAGGCAGGCAAGAGATTTTGCATTATGCTTCCACCTCCTAATGTTACAGGCAGTTTGCATATCGGACACGCACTCAATCATACCTTAATAGATATTATTGTGCGTTATAAACGAATGGACGGGTTTAAGACGCTTTGGCAGCCCGGACTTGACCACGCAGGAATTGCAACGCAAAATGTTGTAGAAAAGCAACTTCTTGCGCAAGGAATCAAGAAAGAGGAGTTAGGGCGCGAGAAATTTATCCAAAAAGTGTGGGAATGGAAGGAAAAAAGCGGCGGAATGATTCTAAATCAAATGCGCAAACTCGGCAGCTCTCCCGCTTGGAGTAGGGCGCGATTTACTATGGATACGGGATTGCAAAATGCAGTGAAAGAGGCTTTTGTTAAGCTTTATGATGAGGGATTGATTATTCAAGGCAAATATATGGTGAATTGGTGTACCCACGATGGTGCGCTTTCTGATGTGGAAGTAGAATATAAAGAAAACAAGGGAAAACTTTACTATTTGCGCTATTTTCTAAAAGACTCTAAAGACTGTGTTGTGGTGGCTACCACGCGTCCAGAAACTTACTTTGGTGATAGTGCGGTAATGGTAAATCCTAGTGATTCTAGGTTTTCTCATCTTGTAGGTAAAAAAGTGATTTTGCCGCTTTTGAATCGCGAGATTCCAATCATTGCAGATTCGCATGTAGATATGGAGTTTGGGACAGGTGCGGTAAAGGTAACACCCGCACACGATACAAACGACTATGAAGTGGGCAAGCGACATAATTTAGAGCAGATTGTAGTGTTTGACAAGTATGGAATTCTTAATGAAAATGCAGGAGAATTTGCAGGAATTGAACGACTAGAAGCACGAGAGCAAATTATAAAGAGGCTAGAATCACTAGGCTTTGTAGAAAAAATTGAGGATTACCAAAACAAGACAGGGCATTGTTATCGTTGCGGAAACATTGTAGAACCTTATATTTCTAAGCAGTGGTTTTTGAAAAAAGAGGCGGCACAAAAAGCAATTGCTAAAATCAATGCAAATGAGAGCAATTTTTTCCCTGCGCAATGGAAAAATAATTATAATGCGTGGATGCGGGAGCTTAGGGATTGGTGTATTTCGCGCCAACTTTGGTGGGGACATCGGATTCCTGTATTTTATTGTGATTCTTGTGGAGGGCAGTTTGCAAGTGTGGAATCTCCAAAGGTTTGCAAGCATTGTGGAAGTGAGGCAGTAAGGCAGGATTCTGATGTGCTAGATACTTGGTTTAGTTCTGCGCTTTGGCCCTTTTCAACGCTTGGTTTTGGCAATGGTAAATGGGGTGAGGGTGAGGTATGGCAAACAACGGATTTAGAGGAGTTTTATCCTAACTCTTTGTTGATTACAGGCTTTGATATTTTGTTTTTTTGGGTTGCTAGAATGTTGATGATGGGAGAACACTTTTTATCTAAACTCCCTTATCCCGATATTTATCTGCACGCACTTGTCCGAGATGAGTTTGGCAATAAAATGAGTAAGTCTAAGGGAAACATTGTAGATCCTTTAGAAAAAATTGAGGAATATAGTGCCGATGTGTTGCGCTTCACTCTTGCGATTCTTTGTGCTCAAGGACGCGATGTAAAGCTCGTGCCAAATCAGCTAGAAATTAGCAAAAACTTCACAAATAAGCTTTATAATGCGTGTAACTTTTTGCTTTTGAATGAAAAGAAATTCCCAAATCTAAGTGAGTTAAAAGGAATTAAAACACCTCTTGGTAAGTATTTGGCACAGCTTTTAAGCCAAAATATCACCGAAGTGCGCGGATATTTGGAATCCTATCGCTTTAACGATGGCGCAAGCACGCTTTATCGCTTTTTGTGGGGAGAGTTTTGCGATTGGGGGATTGAACTGAACAAGGCAGATAAGGATTCTATTGTAGAACTTGGTGCGATTTTTAAAGAAGCAATGAAGCTTTTGCATCCCTTTATGCCCTTTATTAGCGATTATTTGTGGCATAAGCTAGATGGTAGCACATTAGAGCAAAGTGGCTCTATAATGGTGCAAGAATATCCAAATTTTGCCTATCAAGACACAGAAAATTTCGCTACTTTTGAGCTGATTTTGGATTCTATTGTTTCTATTCGGCGGGCAAAGGCAACGATTGATTTAGCAAATCAAAAAATAGCAAAAGCCTATGTGAATGCTAGGATTCCAGAATCTATGCGTGAGCTTTTTGTGCGCTATGTTTGCAAGCTAGCCAAAGTGGAATCCTTAGAGATTGTTGAGGCTAAGATTCCAAATTGTATAGTAGATATTACAGAAAAGCTAGAAACTTATTTGCCCACAGCAGAAATTGATTTAGCCCCTATCATCGCAAGGCTAAGTAAGCAAGCGCAAAAAACACAAAAAGAGATTGACAAACTAGAAGGAATGCTCAAAAATGAAAAATTCTTAGCCAATGCGCCTAAAAATGTGCTAGAAACAAATCAGCAAGCCCTAGAGGAGCAAAGACAAAAGCTCGCTAAAATCACAAAAGAATTAGAAGCACTAAGGGGATAA
- the fliW gene encoding flagellar assembly protein FliW, with protein MKGEKFHIKSPILGFDNVSEVEFAEVDDGALGFLSLRGQDVELLLINPYKVREYSFEVPVAIQTLLDIHKNSKVKVFCVFVREKESEIRINFLAPIILNDDNKTLAQVVLNAKEYPNFGVAESIKNYIKE; from the coding sequence ATGAAAGGTGAAAAATTTCATATAAAATCCCCAATTTTAGGGTTTGATAATGTCAGCGAAGTAGAATTTGCAGAAGTAGATGACGGAGCATTAGGATTTTTATCCTTACGAGGGCAAGATGTAGAATTGTTGCTGATTAATCCTTACAAAGTGCGTGAGTATTCCTTTGAAGTGCCTGTTGCGATTCAAACTTTGCTTGATATTCACAAAAACTCAAAGGTAAAAGTATTTTGTGTCTTTGTGCGTGAAAAAGAATCTGAAATTCGTATCAATTTCTTAGCGCCTATTATTTTAAATGACGACAACAAAACTTTAGCACAAGTCGTTTTAAATGCCAAAGAATATCCAAATTTTGGTGTAGCAGAATCTATCAAAAACTATATTAAAGAATAG
- a CDS encoding ATP-dependent helicase has translation MSLSTLNAQQKEASEAPCGHNLIIASAGTGKTSTIVGRISHLLQNGITPNEILLLTFTNKAAQEMLARLAMKFDSKIIQQIEAGTFHAVAYRYLKSKESVILKQPKELKVLFKSLYDKRIFLNASCVSPYGANYLYDLFSLYFNATINEDFKSWLERKNSEQLQYVEIYLDVWEEFKVLKNEYHYVDYNDLLLHYKNAIEKSQSPYKEVLVDEYQDTNPLQDSILQALNPPSIFCVGDYDQSIYAFNGADISIIGSFKERYKDGRIFSLTKNYRSTEPILNLANRVIEKNPRIYPKKLEVVKMQNFGTPTLLVYEELFAQYSGIANKIKLSNRPFSEIAVIFRNNSSADGIEACLREIGIPSKRKGSVSFFDSKEIVYMLNLCSLLFNAKDMMSFIHVLAQAKGIGNALAKDIYEALLALGHNSPIQGLLYPDKVIKEPFKKKAQNTQLGLFDDWIEFSNVARFSSMNLQAGFKDNPILTHPKLTKEGVEFLNALYCFFDSFTANDRPYELISKISSLPIFQIVAQKLAKERSITKEGGISEERRIESLERISRKISLLKDLASHYNELGRFLNAMVLGSSEMSEGEGINLLSIHASKGLEFAEVYIVDLMEGRFPNKKLMNQGGSLEEERRLFYVAVTRAKEILYLSYAKKDILKNISYEGSIFLYEAGLLTSRML, from the coding sequence TTGTCCCTCTCAACCCTCAATGCCCAGCAAAAGGAAGCTTCAGAAGCTCCTTGTGGGCATAATCTCATCATTGCCTCTGCAGGTACAGGCAAAACCTCTACTATTGTAGGTAGAATCTCTCATTTATTGCAAAACGGAATCACTCCAAACGAAATCTTATTGCTAACCTTTACCAACAAAGCCGCTCAAGAAATGTTAGCGCGCCTTGCGATGAAGTTTGATAGCAAGATTATCCAGCAAATTGAAGCTGGCACTTTTCACGCGGTGGCTTATCGGTATTTAAAGTCAAAAGAATCCGTCATCTTAAAACAACCAAAAGAATTGAAAGTTTTATTTAAAAGCCTCTATGACAAACGCATTTTTTTAAATGCTTCTTGCGTTTCTCCCTATGGAGCAAACTATCTGTATGATTTATTTTCTCTTTATTTTAATGCAACCATTAATGAGGATTTCAAATCTTGGCTAGAGCGCAAAAACTCCGAGCAGCTCCAATATGTAGAAATCTACTTAGATGTTTGGGAAGAATTTAAAGTACTCAAAAACGAATATCATTATGTAGATTATAACGACTTATTGCTCCACTACAAAAATGCGATAGAAAAGTCTCAATCTCCTTACAAAGAAGTCCTTGTAGATGAATACCAAGATACGAATCCCTTGCAAGATTCTATCCTCCAAGCCCTTAATCCTCCCTCTATCTTTTGTGTGGGGGATTATGACCAGAGTATTTATGCTTTCAATGGCGCAGACATTAGCATTATAGGAAGTTTCAAGGAAAGATACAAAGACGGCAGAATTTTCAGTTTAACTAAAAACTATCGCTCCACTGAACCGATTTTAAATCTTGCCAATCGCGTGATTGAAAAAAATCCTCGCATTTATCCCAAAAAACTAGAAGTCGTCAAAATGCAAAACTTTGGAACACCTACTTTATTAGTTTATGAGGAATTATTCGCGCAATATAGCGGAATCGCAAACAAAATTAAACTTTCCAATCGTCCCTTTAGTGAAATTGCGGTGATTTTTCGCAACAATTCTAGCGCGGATGGCATTGAAGCTTGCCTGCGTGAAATCGGAATCCCCTCCAAACGCAAGGGAAGTGTGAGTTTTTTTGATTCCAAAGAAATCGTTTATATGCTCAATCTTTGCTCCCTACTCTTTAACGCTAAGGATATGATGTCCTTTATCCACGTTTTAGCCCAAGCAAAAGGAATCGGAAATGCACTTGCAAAGGATATTTATGAAGCTCTCTTAGCCTTAGGACACAACAGTCCTATACAAGGTTTGCTCTACCCCGATAAAGTTATTAAAGAACCCTTCAAGAAAAAGGCGCAAAATACACAATTAGGGCTTTTTGATGACTGGATAGAGTTTAGCAATGTCGCACGCTTTTCTTCAATGAATCTGCAAGCAGGCTTCAAGGACAATCCAATCCTAACCCACCCCAAACTTACCAAAGAAGGCGTGGAATTTCTTAATGCACTTTATTGCTTTTTTGATTCCTTTACCGCAAACGACAGACCCTATGAATTGATTTCAAAAATCAGCTCCTTGCCGATTTTTCAGATTGTCGCACAAAAACTTGCAAAAGAACGTTCTATCACAAAAGAGGGAGGCATTAGTGAAGAGAGACGCATAGAATCGCTAGAACGTATTAGTCGTAAAATCTCGCTATTAAAAGATTTAGCAAGTCATTACAATGAGCTTGGACGATTCCTTAATGCAATGGTTTTGGGCTCTAGTGAAATGAGCGAAGGAGAGGGAATCAACCTGCTAAGTATTCACGCAAGCAAGGGTTTAGAATTTGCCGAAGTCTATATAGTGGATTTAATGGAGGGGAGATTTCCAAATAAAAAGCTGATGAATCAAGGCGGGAGCTTGGAGGAAGAGCGTAGGCTGTTTTATGTCGCAGTTACAAGGGCAAAGGAGATTTTGTATCTAAGCTACGCCAAAAAGGACATATTGAAAAATATTTCTTATGAGGGTTCTATCTTCCTCTACGAAGCGGGCTTGCTTACAAGTCGTATGCTATAG
- a CDS encoding di-trans,poly-cis-decaprenylcistransferase: MHLALIMDGNGRWAKQHLKPRIFGHKEGAKKIREITEFCAKSGIKYLSLYAFSTENWKRPKAEVEYLMKLLGEYLVKERQTYLESNIVFKSIGDISKLSLELQQEIKSLETQTQAECNGLTQILALNYGAKDELRRTFMILRQKQECEINEESIAQALDTSGIPDVDMLVRTGGEMRLSNFLLWQSAYAELFFTQTLWPSFSAQELESMIAEFYQRNRRFGGL; this comes from the coding sequence ATGCACTTAGCACTGATTATGGACGGCAATGGTAGATGGGCAAAACAGCACCTAAAACCTCGTATTTTTGGACACAAGGAGGGTGCAAAAAAGATTCGTGAAATCACAGAATTTTGTGCTAAAAGTGGAATCAAATATTTGAGCCTTTATGCCTTTTCTACGGAAAATTGGAAGCGTCCCAAAGCGGAAGTAGAATATCTTATGAAACTTTTGGGGGAATATTTGGTAAAGGAGCGACAAACTTATTTGGAATCCAATATCGTCTTTAAAAGTATTGGAGATATTAGTAAGTTGAGTTTAGAGCTACAACAAGAAATCAAGTCTTTAGAGACGCAAACACAAGCAGAGTGTAATGGGCTAACACAGATTTTGGCATTAAATTATGGTGCAAAAGATGAGTTAAGGCGTACCTTTATGATTTTACGCCAAAAGCAAGAATGTGAGATTAATGAAGAGAGCATTGCGCAAGCCCTAGATACAAGCGGGATTCCTGATGTAGATATGCTTGTGCGCACAGGAGGAGAAATGCGCCTCTCTAATTTTCTTTTATGGCAGAGCGCGTATGCGGAATTGTTTTTTACACAGACTTTGTGGCCTAGCTTTAGCGCGCAAGAGCTAGAATCTATGATTGCAGAGTTTTATCAAAGAAACCGCCGCTTTGGCGGACTATAA
- the coaBC gene encoding bifunctional phosphopantothenoylcysteine decarboxylase/phosphopantothenate--cysteine ligase CoaBC encodes MKSLSQEPQAEFIESLPKLLENKRIILGVSGSVAIYKSLEVIRILQKLGANVRVVMSESAQEFINPLLFEAISHYQVLTQKMQSWGQNPCNHIELATWGDMFLIAPSSANTLNKITNGIADNVLLESFLAFDKMKLLAPAANTKMLENPAILESLKILQAREVQIVLPQCKELACGIVGNGALASPLEIVFHLLRSLLKDSFWQGRNVCVSGGGSKEAIDDVRYLSNFSSGKMGASLALAAYFLGANVCFVSSKMPYPLPLGIKIQKAESSEDFFNAILSWQNDSFSTQYPFLFMSAAISDYLPQKAQGKLKKQEIGEIWNLKLQENKDILATLPKMQKTIGFKLESQIEKEVSLQNARNALRKKQIDAICLNNITSSNNPLDSQKNQVFWIQDSLLVDLGFCDKLSLAFKILQQAKNL; translated from the coding sequence ATGAAAAGTTTAAGCCAAGAACCCCAAGCAGAGTTTATAGAGTCTCTACCCAAGCTATTAGAAAACAAAAGGATTATTTTAGGCGTAAGTGGTAGTGTCGCGATTTATAAGTCTTTGGAAGTAATAAGAATCTTGCAAAAATTAGGTGCGAATGTGCGCGTCGTGATGAGTGAAAGTGCGCAAGAATTTATTAATCCTTTGCTTTTTGAGGCGATTTCACATTATCAAGTTTTGACACAAAAGATGCAAAGTTGGGGGCAGAATCCTTGCAATCATATTGAGCTTGCAACTTGGGGTGATATGTTTTTAATCGCACCAAGCAGTGCAAATACCTTGAATAAAATTACAAATGGAATCGCAGATAATGTGTTATTAGAAAGTTTTTTGGCTTTTGACAAAATGAAGCTCCTCGCGCCTGCGGCAAATACCAAAATGCTAGAAAACCCTGCTATTTTAGAATCACTAAAGATTCTACAAGCACGTGAAGTGCAGATTGTTTTGCCACAATGCAAGGAGCTTGCGTGCGGAATCGTAGGCAATGGAGCGTTGGCAAGTCCTTTAGAAATCGTGTTTCATCTCTTGCGCAGTTTATTGAAGGATTCGTTTTGGCAAGGGCGCAATGTGTGTGTAAGCGGAGGAGGAAGCAAGGAAGCAATAGATGATGTGCGCTACCTATCAAACTTTTCTAGTGGCAAAATGGGAGCGTCTTTGGCATTAGCCGCTTATTTTTTGGGTGCAAATGTTTGCTTTGTCAGTTCAAAAATGCCCTATCCTCTGCCTTTGGGTATAAAGATTCAAAAAGCAGAATCTAGTGAGGATTTTTTCAATGCGATTCTTTCTTGGCAAAATGATAGTTTTTCTACGCAATATCCTTTTTTGTTTATGAGTGCGGCAATCAGTGATTATCTCCCACAAAAAGCACAAGGAAAGCTCAAAAAGCAAGAAATAGGCGAGATATGGAATCTAAAATTACAAGAAAATAAAGATATTTTAGCTACATTGCCTAAGATGCAAAAAACGATTGGTTTTAAGTTGGAATCGCAAATTGAGAAGGAAGTAAGTTTGCAAAATGCACGTAATGCGTTAAGAAAAAAGCAAATAGATGCGATTTGTTTAAACAATATTACCTCATCTAACAATCCGCTAGATTCCCAAAAAAATCAAGTGTTTTGGATACAAGATTCGTTATTGGTAGATTTGGGATTCTGCGATAAGCTAAGTTTGGCTTTTAAGATTTTGCAACAGGCGAAAAATTTATGA
- the mrdA gene encoding penicillin-binding protein 2 — protein sequence MNTRITIFFVMFVLFWVVLLVRIFDLSILNQKFFQEQAENNILREEYIVPVRGQILDRYGEPLATNNVGFMLSLPPRLSLRSNLPLLEKEIEKLLVFFPQYSKEELIKNYRHKDSPYNHDYIPVIEFAEHFFIMQHYAQLAQSEILRIIPLARRYYPNLTSASHVIGYVSKANQKDIERQPIAKYTGNIGKEGLERQYDAYLQGEIGKRIVKVTALNQEMEMVSYKEAIENHDLITTLDIRIQRAMDEIFEDKNGAAIVMNAQNGEILAAGSYPEYNLNHFVGGISYENWNLLRDSPYKPLINKFINGLYPPGSVIKMGMGLALLEYAGISETTEIKTPAFIELGGRKFRDWKKEGHGSADLYKALKRSVDVYFYILSLRTDFENIAKVLQTMGLGKKTGVDLPNEFTGIVPSPSLKKARFKQDWYSGDNVVSSIGQGLFLTTPLQIANYTALIASGKLPIPHFAKKKMEEEMVYYPRDVLSDFQKSKLNVLREGMRQVCSEAGGTANLATRESKAYLACKTGTAQVVGISQADKDRIKEKDMDYFHRSQAWITGFLPADNPSYVITVMVEHGGSGSGAGGPVLAKLSNVLVDLGYVQSRKGVKTPKVVNLADSNFEAEAE from the coding sequence ATGAATACGCGAATAACGATATTTTTTGTAATGTTTGTGCTTTTTTGGGTGGTATTATTAGTAAGAATTTTTGATTTAAGTATTTTAAATCAAAAATTCTTTCAAGAACAAGCCGAAAATAATATTTTGCGTGAGGAATACATTGTGCCTGTGCGTGGGCAGATTTTAGACCGATATGGAGAACCGCTTGCTACAAATAATGTGGGTTTTATGCTCTCCTTGCCTCCTCGTCTTTCTTTGCGTTCCAATTTGCCTTTGTTGGAAAAAGAAATAGAAAAGCTTTTGGTGTTTTTTCCACAATATTCTAAGGAAGAATTGATTAAAAATTATCGCCATAAGGATTCCCCTTATAATCACGATTATATTCCTGTGATTGAGTTTGCAGAGCATTTTTTCATTATGCAGCATTATGCGCAACTCGCCCAAAGTGAAATCTTGCGTATTATTCCTTTAGCGCGTAGATATTATCCCAATCTTACTTCTGCTTCGCATGTGATTGGGTATGTGAGCAAAGCAAACCAAAAGGATATTGAGAGGCAGCCTATCGCTAAATATACGGGAAATATTGGTAAAGAGGGATTGGAACGACAATATGATGCTTATTTGCAAGGAGAGATTGGAAAGCGAATCGTCAAGGTAACGGCACTCAATCAAGAAATGGAAATGGTTTCTTATAAAGAAGCAATTGAAAATCACGATTTAATCACAACATTGGACATTAGGATTCAACGCGCAATGGACGAGATTTTTGAGGATAAAAATGGCGCAGCAATCGTGATGAATGCGCAAAATGGTGAAATTTTGGCTGCGGGAAGTTATCCAGAATACAACTTAAACCATTTCGTTGGCGGAATCTCTTATGAGAATTGGAATCTCTTGCGTGATAGCCCTTATAAACCTTTAATTAATAAGTTTATTAATGGCTTATATCCACCCGGCTCTGTAATTAAAATGGGAATGGGATTGGCTCTTTTAGAATATGCAGGGATTAGCGAAACAACAGAGATTAAAACCCCAGCTTTTATAGAGCTTGGAGGCAGAAAATTTCGTGATTGGAAAAAAGAGGGGCACGGAAGTGCGGATTTGTATAAAGCTTTGAAACGAAGCGTAGATGTGTATTTTTATATTCTTTCTTTACGCACAGATTTTGAAAATATTGCCAAAGTGCTTCAAACAATGGGATTGGGAAAAAAAACAGGAGTGGATTTGCCCAATGAATTTACCGGAATCGTGCCAAGTCCAAGTCTCAAAAAAGCTCGTTTTAAACAAGATTGGTATTCAGGGGATAATGTTGTAAGTTCTATCGGGCAAGGGTTATTTTTGACTACTCCTTTGCAGATTGCAAATTATACCGCCCTCATTGCAAGCGGCAAGCTACCGATTCCTCATTTTGCCAAAAAGAAAATGGAAGAAGAGATGGTCTATTACCCTAGAGATGTCTTAAGCGATTTCCAAAAGAGCAAGTTAAATGTATTAAGAGAGGGAATGCGTCAAGTTTGTTCAGAAGCAGGTGGCACAGCAAATTTAGCTACAAGAGAATCCAAAGCCTATCTTGCTTGCAAAACAGGCACAGCGCAAGTGGTAGGTATCTCGCAAGCGGATAAGGATAGAATTAAAGAAAAAGATATGGATTATTTTCATCGCTCGCAAGCTTGGATTACCGGTTTTTTGCCAGCGGATAACCCAAGTTATGTTATTACCGTGATGGTGGAGCACGGAGGAAGTGGTAGTGGAGCGGGCGGTCCGGTCTTGGCAAAACTCTCAAATGTATTGGTGGATTTGGGTTATGTGCAATCTCGCAAAGGGGTGAAAACACCTAAAGTTGTGAATCTTGCGGATTCTAACTTTGAAGCAGAGGCGGAGTAG
- a CDS encoding GNAT family N-acetyltransferase — protein MIITRPVLKDISMMREIVRPEVERGIILERSAEIMANMIRSYRVAWEEESVLKSVQKTPQAKLKLESTSLNTLKNPIMLGFCALHIHSLELAEVRSLIVAPFAQRLGVGSELILDCEVEGKALGVKEILVLTYRRALFEKLGFQEVSKENIPNQKIWADCILCKHFPLCEEIALIKKI, from the coding sequence ATGATTATTACACGACCTGTTTTAAAAGATATTTCTATGATGCGTGAAATTGTGCGTCCAGAAGTGGAACGTGGCATAATTTTGGAAAGAAGCGCAGAAATTATGGCAAATATGATTCGTTCTTATCGTGTAGCTTGGGAGGAGGAATCCGTGTTAAAAAGCGTTCAAAAAACCCCTCAAGCCAAATTGAAATTAGAATCCACAAGCTTAAATACATTAAAAAACCCCATTATGTTGGGATTCTGTGCTTTGCATATCCATTCTTTGGAGTTGGCAGAAGTGCGCAGTTTGATTGTTGCGCCTTTTGCTCAAAGATTGGGCGTAGGAAGTGAGTTGATTTTAGATTGTGAGGTGGAGGGTAAGGCACTTGGGGTAAAGGAAATTTTAGTTTTGACTTATAGGCGGGCTTTATTTGAGAAATTGGGATTCCAAGAAGTGAGTAAAGAAAATATACCAAATCAAAAAATATGGGCGGATTGTATTTTATGCAAACATTTTCCACTATGCGAAGAAATAGCACTGATAAAAAAAATCTAA
- the yihA gene encoding ribosome biogenesis GTP-binding protein YihA/YsxC, with translation MLKSAQFQTSAQTFAQCPPPMISEVAFLGRSNVGKSTLINLICNQKNLAKSSSTPGKTQLINFFLTEWKEKIAQESLDSDTLKVMFVDLPGFGYAKVAKSQKELWNRNLVEFLRKRDNIRLFVHLVDSRHPYLEIDLNLVAFISQFLRADQHLVQIFTKFDKLKANEQSKLKSTFPKAKFSSSLKRQNQNEIVDFILENTLGRKVLEEV, from the coding sequence ATCCTAAAGTCTGCTCAATTTCAAACTTCCGCTCAAACATTTGCGCAATGTCCTCCACCGATGATTTCTGAAGTAGCATTTTTGGGGCGTAGTAATGTAGGCAAAAGCACATTGATTAATTTAATTTGCAATCAAAAAAATCTTGCTAAAAGCTCTTCTACGCCTGGAAAAACGCAATTAATCAATTTCTTTTTAACAGAATGGAAAGAAAAGATTGCTCAAGAAAGCTTGGACTCGGATACTTTAAAGGTTATGTTTGTAGATTTGCCCGGTTTTGGTTATGCCAAAGTTGCAAAAAGTCAGAAAGAATTGTGGAATCGCAATTTGGTAGAGTTCTTGCGCAAACGCGACAACATTCGGCTGTTTGTGCATTTGGTGGATAGTCGCCATCCTTATTTGGAGATTGATTTGAATCTTGTTGCTTTTATTTCGCAGTTTCTTAGGGCTGACCAACACTTAGTGCAGATTTTTACAAAATTTGATAAACTGAAGGCAAACGAGCAAAGTAAGCTTAAATCTACATTTCCCAAAGCCAAGTTTTCTAGCTCCCTAAAAAGACAGAATCAAAATGAAATTGTAGATTTTATTCTTGAAAATACACTAGGGAGAAAGGTTTTGGAGGAAGTATGA
- the lptA gene encoding lipopolysaccharide transport periplasmic protein LptA, with amino-acid sequence MKHLSKVLFILLIPFVWAEEIEVSAKELIGDEQRKLTQLKGNVEVKRAKDNLKADEAFIYLDSNNRPNRMQAIGNVRFWLTLQDGRRIEGRANEALYLPSNQEYQILGNAVVKEIAKNNVVRGDKIIIRYKEGFINVLGNEEKPARLIFKLEKEPK; translated from the coding sequence ATGAAACACCTGTCTAAGGTTTTGTTTATTTTGTTGATTCCTTTTGTTTGGGCAGAGGAGATTGAAGTAAGCGCAAAGGAACTCATTGGAGATGAGCAACGCAAATTAACCCAACTAAAAGGCAATGTAGAAGTCAAACGTGCCAAGGATAATTTGAAAGCAGATGAGGCTTTTATTTATCTTGATTCTAATAATCGCCCAAACAGAATGCAAGCCATTGGAAATGTGCGCTTTTGGCTTACTTTACAAGATGGACGTAGGATTGAGGGAAGGGCAAACGAAGCACTTTATTTGCCTTCCAATCAAGAATATCAGATTTTGGGCAATGCAGTGGTAAAAGAGATAGCCAAAAATAATGTCGTAAGAGGCGATAAAATCATTATTCGTTACAAAGAGGGTTTTATTAATGTTTTGGGCAATGAAGAAAAGCCTGCGCGTTTGATTTTTAAACTTGAAAAAGAGCCAAAATGA